The genomic stretch TTTTTCTGGGAAGAGGGCAAGCCTGTTTACAGAAAACGTGGTGGATTGGCTGTTTTGAAAACGATGATCAATTCGTTCAGAAGTAAAACTCCGGATCAGACCATTCTGATAGATGGTGGTGATTATTATCACGGGCATGCCGTTGCATCACTCACTGAAGGAGAAGCGATGATTCCCGTTTTTAATAATATTGATTTTGATTTGATGCTACCCGGAAATTGGGAGGTAGTGTATAAGAAGAAGAAAATGTTGTATGATATGGGGCATTCAACAGCGGCGAAAATATGTGCGAACATGTGGCATAAAACCGATGACGATGCCAATGGTGAATTGATTTATCCACCGTATTGGATAAAGATGATTAACGGAATCAAGCTGGGTTTTATTGGTTATACAGATCATCTCATCCCCAAACGCCAGTCTCCGGCATATAGTGAAGGTATCCGTTTCGAACATGCAGAGAAGAACGTAGCGCGCTATGTAAAACTACTGCGTGAAACAGAAGGATGTCAGCTGGTATTTCTTGTGACGCATATGGGCCTTGCGCAACAGGTGGGTCTTGCCAATAATCCCGTTGTTGAAGGTGTTGATTTTATATTGGGGGCAGATACCCATGAGCGGGTGCGAGAGCCTATTCAATGTAAGTACACCAAAGTGTTGGAATGTGGTGCTTTCGGTTCCTTCCTCGGAAAGCTGGAGTTGATATTGGAAAAGGGCGTTTTGGTATCCTATAATTATCAATTGCTGGATGTGGATCCTGAAAAATATTCACCCGACCCTGAATTGCAACAACTCATTGAGCAGGTAGCTGCTCCATTTGAAAAGGATTTAAAGAAAGTAATTGGTTATTCCAGCACACCTCTGGTGAGATATTTTGTGATGGAAACACCCATGGATAATATGCTGACCGATGCGATCATTTGGAAATTTAAACCGGATATCGCATTGAGTAATGGTTTCCGCTTTTGTCAGCCCTTGAATGTGGATCCGAAAACAGGAAAAGCAGCTATTACCAAGGAGTTTTTGTGGAACATGCTGCCCGTTGATAGTGAAGCGAAAACCGCAATGGTTACCGGAAAACAAATTTGGGATTGGTTAGAGAAGGAATTGCAGAATGCTTTTGCCAAAGATCCATCAAAGCGTTTTGGTGGATGGTTTGTTCGCTTCGCCGGTATGCAAGTGAATTTTACCATCAATAATGAATTCGGTAAGCGCGTCAATTGGGTTAAAGTAAAAGGTAAGTCACTGGATCTTGAAAAGGAATATTCAATTGTTGCCTGTGAAAGAGAAGGTGATCCGGAGGATGTGTTGTGTCGTATAGAGAAAGTGAAGTCGCCAAAGAAATTGGGAGTCCTGATGCATGATGTCATTGAAGAATACCTCTCCTTTAAAAAAGTGGTGTCCCCGAAAATAGAGGGAAGGTCAACTGCGACAGATTTTCCGTCTACGTTGCTGACTCAATTGCAGGGAACCACCTATGAATTCAGATAATTATTAAACAGATGTCGTCGGCTGTAAATAATTCGAATGATCTAAGTAAGGCATTACTGCTTGCTATCAAAGCGCTTGTCAGCATCGTGGTGCTGCTGTTGTTTACAGTATTAGTAATTGTATTTTATAATAACGTAGGTCCGGAGAAGATGAAAGCGCTTTTAAAAACCGGAAGTAAAACAGAAGAAACAGCGGTAAAGAAAAATCCTGTTAAAGTTATTGTTGAAGAAAAAGGATTATGGCTTGCTCCGGATATTGATGACGCCGTCACGGAAGAAATTGTTTACGGTCGTGATCTCATTGCGAATACAGCTTTTTATCTCGGACCAAAAGGTAAGGTGGCTTCTATTACAAATGGTATGAATTGTCAGAATTGCCATTTGGATGCAGGAACCAGAGCCTATGGTAATAATTACAGTGCCGTAGCTTCCACTTATCCGAAATTTCGTGCACGCTCCGGTGCCATCGAAAGTATTGAAAAGCGCGTAAATGATTGTTTGGAAAGAAGTCTGAATGGCCAACCTTTACCGGACGATAGTAAGGAAATGAAAGCCATGGTAGCGTATATTCATTGGCTGGGAAGCGAAGTGAAGAAAGGAGAGAAACCAAAGGGTAGCGGTCTGTTGGAACTTGCGTTTATGGATCGCCCGGCAGATCCGGAAAAGGGAAAGGGTATTTATGAGCAGAAGTGCAGGAGTTGCCATGGAGCTAACGGTGAGGGATTGCCGAATCCGGAAGCTACAGCCTATACCTATCCTCCTCTTTGGGGAAATAGTAGTTATAATCATGGTGCAGGATTGTACAGGCTATCCCGATTTGCAGGGTATGTGAAGGCGAATATGCCATTGGGTGCTACGTATAATAATCCGCAGTTGACTGATGAAGAGGCCTGGGATCTTGCTGCTTTTGTGAATTCACAGCCTCGTCCTAAGAAGGATTTAAAAGGCGACTGGCCGGATATTTCTAAGAAGCCCATAGATCATCCTTTCGGACCGTTCTCTGATCAATACTCAGAAGCACAGCATAAATACGGTCCGTTTGAACCGATAAAGAGCGCTATGGCAGCGCAGGCAGAGAAAGTGTCAAAGTGATTTTATGTTTTGCATTTTAATAAATAGCTATTGCATAAATTGTAACTAAATAAATTTAAAACTGGATCAAGATGAAAAAAATTAAACTCTTATTCGTTGTTGTTTTGATAAATACCTTCTCGTCGTTTGCACAAACTTCCGCTTCAGGGAAGACTGAAATATCAGGGAGTAAAACAGCTCAGCATCGTGTCATCATGCAATTGGTTTCCGGAGATACGCTGGCGCATAAGGCATTGATGTTTCAACTCAAAAATCTGAAGGAGGTTTGGGCAGATAGCGTTGAAATTGAAGTGTTGATTCAGGGGCCTGCTTTAGATATGATTATTGCCGATAAGACGACACAGCAAGAGGGAATTTCTAAGATGAAACAGAAGGGTGTCCGGTTTATAGCCTGTGAATTTTCAATGCGTCAACGAAAGGTGACAAAAGAAGAACTTTTGAAGGATGTTGAATCCGTAAATTATGGGTTAGTCGAAATTATTACTAAACAAGAGCAGGGATGGTCCTATCTGAAAGCAGGTTTTTAAAAATCATTATAGCGTTTTTCTTTTTTATAAGTTTCTATTCTGCATCTTTTGCTCAGGAGCATGCTTCATCTCAGGCGGAAAAAGATACCAGTAGCTTGCGTTATAAACTTTTAACAAAGGGAGTTTTTCACGCGCATGCAAGGAGTTTCTTTATGGCAACGGATAATCAAGACGCACTCACGGATTATTATGCATTGGCGTTTGGTGCCGGCATCAGTTATGAAAGTTATAAAATCCATGGATTTCAGTTTGGGCTTACAGGCTTTTTTATCTTCAATCTCGAATCATCAGACCTGGGTACAATCGATCCGTCTGCTAAATCAGGGAACCGTTATGAAATTGGATTGTTTGATTTAAGAAATCCAAATAACAAATCCGATCTTGATCGGTTGGAGGATTTATACCTTCGCTATAATTGGAGAAAATCTAAAATTGAGGCTGGACGATTTGAATTAAATACGCCGTTCATCAACAGGCAGGATGGAAGGATGCGCGGGACGATTGAGGAAGGAGTTTGGGCGGAATTCAACGAGGTGAAGGATTTTAAAATTGAAGGTGGATGGATTCATCGTATTTCTCCCCGATCTACTATTGAATGGTATAAAGTGGAGGACTCTTATGGGGTCTATCCGGGGGGACTCAACGAGTTCGGAAATAAATCCGATTATGCCGGAAATATAAGATCTGCAGGTGTTGGTTTGTTGGGCCTTACTTATTTGAAGAAGAAAGTGAAGATTCAATTATGGGATCAGTTTGCCGAAAATGTTTTCAATACAGCTATGGTTCGTGCAGATTTGAATTT from Bacteroidota bacterium encodes the following:
- a CDS encoding 5'-nucleotidase C-terminal domain-containing protein; this translates as MNKDDKTGSNSGSRRDFLRKSAALGLGAAMIPLTPLHADVFKDTAELPEPVVPKSLTQKITILYTSDIHAQLHTHDEFFWEEGKPVYRKRGGLAVLKTMINSFRSKTPDQTILIDGGDYYHGHAVASLTEGEAMIPVFNNIDFDLMLPGNWEVVYKKKKMLYDMGHSTAAKICANMWHKTDDDANGELIYPPYWIKMINGIKLGFIGYTDHLIPKRQSPAYSEGIRFEHAEKNVARYVKLLRETEGCQLVFLVTHMGLAQQVGLANNPVVEGVDFILGADTHERVREPIQCKYTKVLECGAFGSFLGKLELILEKGVLVSYNYQLLDVDPEKYSPDPELQQLIEQVAAPFEKDLKKVIGYSSTPLVRYFVMETPMDNMLTDAIIWKFKPDIALSNGFRFCQPLNVDPKTGKAAITKEFLWNMLPVDSEAKTAMVTGKQIWDWLEKELQNAFAKDPSKRFGGWFVRFAGMQVNFTINNEFGKRVNWVKVKGKSLDLEKEYSIVACEREGDPEDVLCRIEKVKSPKKLGVLMHDVIEEYLSFKKVVSPKIEGRSTATDFPSTLLTQLQGTTYEFR
- a CDS encoding outer membrane porin, OprD family codes for the protein MVLSESRFLKIIIAFFFFISFYSASFAQEHASSQAEKDTSSLRYKLLTKGVFHAHARSFFMATDNQDALTDYYALAFGAGISYESYKIHGFQFGLTGFFIFNLESSDLGTIDPSAKSGNRYEIGLFDLRNPNNKSDLDRLEDLYLRYNWRKSKIEAGRFELNTPFINRQDGRMRGTIEEGVWAEFNEVKDFKIEGGWIHRISPRSTIEWYKVEDSYGVYPGGLNEFGNKSDYAGNIRSAGVGLLGLTYLKKKVKIQLWDQFAENVFNTAMVRADLNLPVGSITTLQLGAMYVRQDALNYGGNEDQTKTYISKGSYSTVISTSAGLKHGNLEASLNYTHIPEGDRFLMPREWGREPFYTFMPRERNEGYADVNAAVVKLSYSFFNGKLKPSLGYGHFYLPDVKDVADNKYGLPSYNQLNADIRYSFAGYLKGLSMQMLMVYKGALGETYNESKYVFNKVNMVNWNVVVDYTF
- a CDS encoding DsrE family protein, which produces MKKIKLLFVVVLINTFSSFAQTSASGKTEISGSKTAQHRVIMQLVSGDTLAHKALMFQLKNLKEVWADSVEIEVLIQGPALDMIIADKTTQQEGISKMKQKGVRFIACEFSMRQRKVTKEELLKDVESVNYGLVEIITKQEQGWSYLKAGF
- a CDS encoding c-type cytochrome, which produces MKALLKTGSKTEETAVKKNPVKVIVEEKGLWLAPDIDDAVTEEIVYGRDLIANTAFYLGPKGKVASITNGMNCQNCHLDAGTRAYGNNYSAVASTYPKFRARSGAIESIEKRVNDCLERSLNGQPLPDDSKEMKAMVAYIHWLGSEVKKGEKPKGSGLLELAFMDRPADPEKGKGIYEQKCRSCHGANGEGLPNPEATAYTYPPLWGNSSYNHGAGLYRLSRFAGYVKANMPLGATYNNPQLTDEEAWDLAAFVNSQPRPKKDLKGDWPDISKKPIDHPFGPFSDQYSEAQHKYGPFEPIKSAMAAQAEKVSK